Proteins encoded by one window of Lathyrus oleraceus cultivar Zhongwan6 chromosome 1, CAAS_Psat_ZW6_1.0, whole genome shotgun sequence:
- the LOC127074166 gene encoding uncharacterized protein LOC127074166 isoform X1, with the protein MATLRFFCATNFSLSIQNNAKLDKKCITQKVKNIVNTVQFPSISSSSSTPLESLQRGNWVKLICGASFEDVVDIRNLTLVYTLAGVDCIDCAADASVVSAVNEGIEAARDILCGLRKPWVMISVNDDKDLHFRKAQFDPEDCPANCSRPCENVCPANAISFQQKSASQILYDNDAPRVMNDGVITERCYGCGRCLPVCPYDKIRDVTYVRDAITTADLIKRNDVDAIEIHTSGRQSKQFEELWRALGDSVENLKLVAVSLPNVGDSTISSMNKMFSIMKPNLRGLNLWQLDGRPMSGDIGRGATKESIAFAVQLAKAKDRPSGFLQLAGGTNAYTIEGLKKEGLFQTTITEYLDHEESSNTTSNPSCALISGIAYGGYARKIVGRVLRSMQSQHGGAVAIEDHPEHLLLALREALGLVGPVKCL; encoded by the exons ATGGCTACTCTGAGATTTTTCTGCGCCACAAATTTTTCCCTCTCAATTCAAAACAACG CGAAATTGGATAAAAAGTGTATTACTCAGAAGGTGAAGAACATCGTCAACACTGTTCAATTTCcttccatttcatcatcatcatcaactcCACTTGAGTCTCTTCAGAGAGGTAATTGGGTTAAACTCATTTGTGGTGCAAGTTTTGAAGATGTTGTTGATATCAGAAATCTCACTTTGGTTTACACTCTCGCTGGAG TTGACTGCATTGATTGTGCTGCTGATGCATCTGTTGTAAGTGCTGTGAATGAAGGAATTGAAGCTGCAAGAGACATCTTATGCGGCCTTAGAAAGCCGTGGGTGATGATCAGTGTCAACGATGATAAAGATCTTCACTTTCGCAAAGCTC AATTTGATCCGGAGGACTGTCCAGCAAATTGTTCTAGGCCTTGTGAAAATGTCTGTCCTGCGAATGCAATCTCATTCCAACAGAAATCTGCTTCGCAAATTTTATATGATAACGACGCCCCAAGAGTAATGAAT GACGGTGTCATAACGGAACGCTGCTACGGCTGTGGTCGCTGCCTTCCAGTTTGTCCCTATGATAAAATAA GAGATGTAACATATGTTAGGGATGCTATTACAACTGCTGATCTGATCAAGAGAAATGATGTTGATGCTATAGAGATACATACAAGTGGAAG GCAGAGTAAACAGTTTGAAGAACTCTGGCGTGCTTTAGGAGATTCAGTAGAAAATTTGAAGCTAGTAGCA GTTAGCTTACCTAATGTTGGAGATTCAACAATATCCTCTATGAACAAAATGTTCTCGATTATGAAGCCCAATCTTCGAGGCTTAAACTTATGGCAG TTAGATGGCCGTCCGATGAGTGGAGATATTGGGAGAGGAGCAACTAAAGAGTCAATCGCCTTTGCTGTTCAGTTGGCTAAAGCAAAAGATAGACCTTCTG GATTTCTTCAACTTGCTGGTGGAACTAATGCTTACACAATTGAAGGATTGAAAAAAGAAGGACTCTTTCAAACAACTATTACAG AATACTTGGATCATGAAGAGTCATCAAACACTACATCTAATCCATCATGTGCTTTAATTAGCGGCATAGCTTATGGTGGCTACGCGCGAAAG ATTGTTGGTAGAGTATTGAGATCCATGCAATCCCAACATGGTGGAGCTGTGGCAATCGAGGATCATCCTGAGCATCTCTTATTGGCTCTAAGGGAAGCACTTGGTTTGGTTGGACCTGTAAAATGTCTATAA
- the LOC127074166 gene encoding uncharacterized protein LOC127074166 isoform X2 yields MATLRFFCATNFSLSIQNNAKLDKKCITQKVKNIVNTVQFPSISSSSSTPLESLQRGNWVKLICGASFEDVVDIRNLTLVYTLAGVDCIDCAADASVVSAVNEGIEAARDILCGLRKPWVMISVNDDKDLHFRKAQFDPEDCPANCSRPCENVCPANAISFQQKSASQILYDNDAPRDGVITERCYGCGRCLPVCPYDKIRDVTYVRDAITTADLIKRNDVDAIEIHTSGRQSKQFEELWRALGDSVENLKLVAVSLPNVGDSTISSMNKMFSIMKPNLRGLNLWQLDGRPMSGDIGRGATKESIAFAVQLAKAKDRPSGFLQLAGGTNAYTIEGLKKEGLFQTTITEYLDHEESSNTTSNPSCALISGIAYGGYARKIVGRVLRSMQSQHGGAVAIEDHPEHLLLALREALGLVGPVKCL; encoded by the exons ATGGCTACTCTGAGATTTTTCTGCGCCACAAATTTTTCCCTCTCAATTCAAAACAACG CGAAATTGGATAAAAAGTGTATTACTCAGAAGGTGAAGAACATCGTCAACACTGTTCAATTTCcttccatttcatcatcatcatcaactcCACTTGAGTCTCTTCAGAGAGGTAATTGGGTTAAACTCATTTGTGGTGCAAGTTTTGAAGATGTTGTTGATATCAGAAATCTCACTTTGGTTTACACTCTCGCTGGAG TTGACTGCATTGATTGTGCTGCTGATGCATCTGTTGTAAGTGCTGTGAATGAAGGAATTGAAGCTGCAAGAGACATCTTATGCGGCCTTAGAAAGCCGTGGGTGATGATCAGTGTCAACGATGATAAAGATCTTCACTTTCGCAAAGCTC AATTTGATCCGGAGGACTGTCCAGCAAATTGTTCTAGGCCTTGTGAAAATGTCTGTCCTGCGAATGCAATCTCATTCCAACAGAAATCTGCTTCGCAAATTTTATATGATAACGACGCCCCAAGA GACGGTGTCATAACGGAACGCTGCTACGGCTGTGGTCGCTGCCTTCCAGTTTGTCCCTATGATAAAATAA GAGATGTAACATATGTTAGGGATGCTATTACAACTGCTGATCTGATCAAGAGAAATGATGTTGATGCTATAGAGATACATACAAGTGGAAG GCAGAGTAAACAGTTTGAAGAACTCTGGCGTGCTTTAGGAGATTCAGTAGAAAATTTGAAGCTAGTAGCA GTTAGCTTACCTAATGTTGGAGATTCAACAATATCCTCTATGAACAAAATGTTCTCGATTATGAAGCCCAATCTTCGAGGCTTAAACTTATGGCAG TTAGATGGCCGTCCGATGAGTGGAGATATTGGGAGAGGAGCAACTAAAGAGTCAATCGCCTTTGCTGTTCAGTTGGCTAAAGCAAAAGATAGACCTTCTG GATTTCTTCAACTTGCTGGTGGAACTAATGCTTACACAATTGAAGGATTGAAAAAAGAAGGACTCTTTCAAACAACTATTACAG AATACTTGGATCATGAAGAGTCATCAAACACTACATCTAATCCATCATGTGCTTTAATTAGCGGCATAGCTTATGGTGGCTACGCGCGAAAG ATTGTTGGTAGAGTATTGAGATCCATGCAATCCCAACATGGTGGAGCTGTGGCAATCGAGGATCATCCTGAGCATCTCTTATTGGCTCTAAGGGAAGCACTTGGTTTGGTTGGACCTGTAAAATGTCTATAA